The genomic interval ATATCCTGGTCCACATCTACTGTCGCATTAATTTCTGCATACTTCAGTCTAAGCGCGATTTCTTCTGCGCGATTCCCTGTACACATAATATAAGATATGTCCTGTCTGGATAACTTCTCAAAATCAGCATCCCATATCCATGAAATATCTCTACCGTCTGCACCATTATCATTCAGACTGATAATATAGCTTTTAGCGCCTTCAATCTTCTCTCCTACTGAAAGGCTTGCATTAAGACCTGCAGGATTTTTCGCAAGATTAATAATTGCCAACTTATTCCCTTTATTAAAGCGCTGCATACGTCCATTATCTGAATGGTACGTACTGAAACCTTTTTGAATTGAAGCATCATTTAATCCTAACTCACGTAACACACTGTATGCCGCGATAATGTTATACACATTAAAGTCTCCGGCGATCTGCATATTAAATGTATAACCATTAATGACAGGATTTAAAAATGGGTTTTCAGTTAAAGCTTCAACCTCATACTTCGGTTGTTCACGTTTAAAGCCACACGTACAGTGATAATGGCCAATCTGATTATAATGAATCCAGTCATATGACAACATTTTCCCACAGTTTGGACAATATTTACTTTCGATCATCGAACTTTCTTCAAATGTATGTGCATGACTTTTCATGCCGTAATATACAACATGGTCACTTGCAATCTTTAAGCGTGACACGAACGGATCATCTGCATTTAATATAAGTTCAATACCTTTTCCTTTAATATTGTCAGCGATGCGATCCACTAAAATGTCAATCTCACCGAAACGGTCCATCTGATCACGGAAGAAGTTCGTAAAAACCATCTTCGTCGGTGTCATTTCATTTAAGACGCGTGGAATAGAACCTTCATCGATTTCAATGATGGCAAGCTTCGTATGTTTAGAAGACTGCACGATAAAGCTAGAAGTAATCCCTGCAGCCATATTTGCACCTTCAGTATTATGAATAATCGGAACTCCGTTTTTCTTTAATGTATGTCCGATTAAATTACTCGTTGTCGTCTTACCGTTAGTCCCTGAGATAAACACTACTTCATCGACTTGTGCGCTTAATTTTCTTAATATATCTGAATCTATTTTACGAGCGATTTGACCTGGTAAGTCCGTACCACGTTTACCCGCCATGATACTTAATTTTCTTGCAACTTTCGCAACATTTATAGCAGCAAATTTTTTCATACGTACCTCCTTATTTCAACACTTCATTATATCATCATACAATTTAATATCATATCAATTAATATTATACATGAACGCTCAAATTTGAAATACCATATCATTATCAATAAATTTCTTAATATACTATAATATTTATAATTACGAAATGGAGGTCATACCATGTTATCTCAATCACTTACAGAAGCGTTAAACAAACAAATGAACGAAGAATTCCAGGCCGCTCATGCTTATATGGCAATGGCAGCGTATTGTGCGAAAGAAAGTTATGATGGATTTGCCAACTTCTATGAGCAACAAGCTGAAGAGGAACGTTTCCACGGTACTAAAATTTATAACTACTTAAATGATCGTGATGAGCACGCAATATTCACAGATATTAAAGCACCAAAGACAGAATTCTCAACAATTCTTGAAACGTTTGAAGCAGGTCTTGCACAAGAACAGCAAGTAACAAAGAACTTCTATCAATTAGCTGAAATCGCAAAAAATGATAATGAGTTCGCGACAATTTCATTTTTAAACTGGTTCTTAGATGAACAAGTTGAAGAAGAAGCGATGTTTAAAAAACATATTGACTATATCCGCCGTATTAAAGATGATGCGAACGCATTATATTTATACGAAAAGGAACTTGGACAAAGAACTTTCCAGGCTGAATAACATAAAACCACGCATAAACACTTTTGTTTACGCGTGGTTTTTATTTTGTACAATTACACATTCTTATCACTTTTAAAGTGATATATATCACTAAAATTTTTATTGAGAAATATTATCAATAGTGGTACACTTTCATTGAAAATAATTATCAATTAACTTAAGAAGGTGTTCATATGCTACACGTTGCTAATGCGAATCGCAATGAAATGTACAAAATTAAATCAATGAACTTTGCAAATAACCAAATATTACATCGCTTATATGCTTTAGGATTTACTGAAGGCAGCTTAATTAAAATTAAAAAGAAAAGTTTATTCAACGGTCCTTGTACTCTGGATAAGGATGGTCAGCAAATTTGTATCCGTAACTGTGATGCGTGTCAAATTGTGCTGGAGCACGTCCATGGGTAGCACATATTGTCTGCTCGGCAATCCGAATGTTGGTAAGACATCGTTATTCAATGCATTAACGGGTTCTTACGAATATGTCGGCAACTGGAGCGGCGTAACTGTAGATAAAAAAGTTGGTAAACTTAAAGAGAATGCAGGTCAACTTGTAGATTTACCGGGCATTTATGACCTACTCCCTATTTCAAAGGACGAAAAAGTCGTAACGCAGTTTTTACTCAAAGAGTCATTTGACGGTATGCTTAATATTATTGATGCCGCTCAACTTGAAAGAAACTTACTACTTACAGTTCAATTACTGGAATTTGGTGCACCGATGATGATTGGATTGAATATGATAGACGTTGCATACAAACGTGGTATTCATATTAACCATGACTTGCTGATGAAGAAATTAAAAACACCGATTATACCTGTGGTTGCTCGTACTGGTAAAGGTTCAACAGAAGTTTTACGCGCATTGTCAGACACACACCTTTCGATGAATCGTCCACTTAAAATTAACTATGACCACCGTATCGAAAGTGCGATTAGCGAAATGATGAAGTGTTTACCGGAGGGCTTAATTGATAAAAAGCATTATCGCTTTTTAAGCGTCCA from Macrococcus armenti carries:
- a CDS encoding Mur ligase family protein produces the protein MKKFAAINVAKVARKLSIMAGKRGTDLPGQIARKIDSDILRKLSAQVDEVVFISGTNGKTTTSNLIGHTLKKNGVPIIHNTEGANMAAGITSSFIVQSSKHTKLAIIEIDEGSIPRVLNEMTPTKMVFTNFFRDQMDRFGEIDILVDRIADNIKGKGIELILNADDPFVSRLKIASDHVVYYGMKSHAHTFEESSMIESKYCPNCGKMLSYDWIHYNQIGHYHCTCGFKREQPKYEVEALTENPFLNPVINGYTFNMQIAGDFNVYNIIAAYSVLRELGLNDASIQKGFSTYHSDNGRMQRFNKGNKLAIINLAKNPAGLNASLSVGEKIEGAKSYIISLNDNGADGRDISWIWDADFEKLSRQDISYIMCTGNRAEEIALRLKYAEINATVDVDQDIKRATKKVLERPEYTVCIPNYTSLEPMHQTLTAHFEGGHNE
- a CDS encoding ferritin, with the protein product MLSQSLTEALNKQMNEEFQAAHAYMAMAAYCAKESYDGFANFYEQQAEEERFHGTKIYNYLNDRDEHAIFTDIKAPKTEFSTILETFEAGLAQEQQVTKNFYQLAEIAKNDNEFATISFLNWFLDEQVEEEAMFKKHIDYIRRIKDDANALYLYEKELGQRTFQAE
- a CDS encoding FeoA family protein, which produces MLHVANANRNEMYKIKSMNFANNQILHRLYALGFTEGSLIKIKKKSLFNGPCTLDKDGQQICIRNCDACQIVLEHVHG